A genomic segment from Yimella sp. cx-51 encodes:
- a CDS encoding phosphotransferase family protein has product MEAFVGEYDELVNPAKLGPALAEAMSDDAWRDFSAHLIAGGKSNLTFEISSAAGELILRRPPSGKLLPSAHDMGRESRVQRALAPTDVPVPQIVLVDESGDLLGVPCYVMHRVDGIVVRDAFPDGYLDGDHGMEQVAGALVDTQATLHLIDPASVGLDDFGKAEGFMERQVRRWSEQWERSKTHDVAAMDELGRRLSGGAPAAQRVSVIHGDYRLDNCMLDSSDPSRIAAVLDWELSALGDPLADLALTLFYWAEPGEVSPTVTPLITQTPGFPGRDFVKQRYAERTGLDLSNLAYYEAFAAFKFAGIVQGVSRRSQEGKMAGQDFGNLDAMVEMIAKAGVAKLDLI; this is encoded by the coding sequence GTGGAGGCTTTCGTGGGTGAGTACGACGAACTGGTGAATCCGGCCAAACTCGGGCCCGCCCTGGCTGAAGCGATGTCGGACGACGCCTGGCGCGACTTCTCCGCCCACCTCATCGCCGGCGGCAAGTCGAATCTCACCTTCGAGATCTCTTCTGCTGCAGGCGAACTCATCCTTCGTCGTCCACCATCAGGCAAGCTGCTGCCCAGCGCCCACGACATGGGCCGGGAGTCACGGGTGCAGCGAGCGCTCGCGCCGACGGACGTCCCTGTGCCGCAGATCGTGCTGGTCGACGAGAGCGGTGACCTGCTCGGGGTGCCGTGCTACGTCATGCACAGGGTCGACGGCATTGTCGTGCGCGACGCCTTCCCGGACGGCTACCTGGACGGCGATCACGGCATGGAGCAGGTGGCCGGTGCCCTGGTCGACACCCAGGCCACGCTGCACCTGATCGATCCGGCGTCGGTGGGCCTGGATGACTTCGGCAAGGCCGAGGGCTTCATGGAGCGGCAGGTACGGCGCTGGTCTGAGCAATGGGAGCGCTCCAAGACCCACGACGTCGCTGCGATGGACGAACTCGGTCGCCGCCTGAGTGGGGGAGCGCCCGCCGCACAACGGGTTTCGGTGATCCACGGCGACTACCGCCTCGACAACTGCATGCTCGACAGCTCCGACCCGTCGCGGATCGCCGCCGTGCTCGACTGGGAACTTTCGGCGCTCGGTGACCCGCTGGCCGACCTCGCGCTCACCCTCTTCTACTGGGCCGAGCCGGGCGAAGTGTCACCGACGGTCACCCCGTTGATCACCCAGACGCCGGGCTTCCCGGGGCGCGACTTCGTCAAGCAGCGGTACGCCGAACGCACCGGCCTCGACTTGTCGAACCTCGCGTACTACGAGGCCTTCGCCGCCTTCAAGTTCGCCGGCATCGTCCAAGGCGTGAGCCGCCGCAGCCAGGAAGGCAAGATGGCCGGCCAGGACTTCGGCAACCTCGACGCGATGGTCGAGATGATCGCCAAAGCGGGCGTCGCCAAGCTCGACCTGATCTGA